From the genome of Globicephala melas chromosome 14, mGloMel1.2, whole genome shotgun sequence, one region includes:
- the GJA10 gene encoding gap junction alpha-10 protein yields MGDWNLLGGILEEAHSHSTMMGKIWLTILFVFRMLILGVAAEDVWDDEQSAFACNTQQPGCNTVCYDDAFPISLVRFWVLQIIFVSSPSLVYMGHALYSLRAFEKETRRKKSQLTAQMENPELELEEQQNINRELRKLEEQKKIQKVPLKGCLLRTYVLHILTRSVLEVGFMIGQYMLYGFQMHPLYKCTQPPCPNAVDCFVSRPTEKTIFMLFMHSIAAVSLFLNVLEIFHLGVRKIMRALYDKSGGEGIEDERGPPFHLKKYSAAQQCMNCSPFPEGVSLLQASNQQQVFRVNVPNSKTTWQIPQPRQLEVDPCCSKKDWAKADQHRGQLHVHSPCPWDDGARIQHSAQQPDRSPFGLQTTTPQSWLDTTMAPRHCPSRTTGPWEQSQDLQPSGEALTGLHSHCRHSDGSMRESRAQTDRSCMGSREARLLSEKGQLYSDSVSSSSQNSSYLDFPHRENSPSLPPSATGHRTSMNMLLELSSIMKK; encoded by the exons ATGGGGGATTGGAATTTATTGGGTGGCATCCTAGAGGAAGCTCACTCCCACTCAACCATGATGGGGAAAATCTGGCTGACCATCCTTTTCGTTTTCCGGATGCTGATACTAGGTGTAGCTGCTGAAGATGTCTGGGATGATGAACAGTCAGCATTTGCCTGCAACACCCAGCAGCCAGGTTGCAACACTGTCTGTTACGATGATGCTTTCCCTATCTCTTTGGTCAGGTTCTGGGTTTTACAGATCatctttgtgtcttctccctctctggtatATATGGGCCATGCACTTTatagcctcagggcctttgaaaAAGAGACGAGGAGGAAAAAGTCACAGCTTACAGCCCAGATGGAGAATCCAGAGCTTGAATTGGAGGAGCAGCAAAACATAAATAGAGAACTGAGGAAGTTGGAGGAGCAGAAGAAGATCCAAAAAGTCCCTCTGAAAGGATGTCTTCTGCGTACTTATGTCTTACACATCCTGACCAGATCTGTGCTGGAAGTAGGGTTCATGATAGGCCAATATATGCTCTATGGGTTTCAAATGCACCCCCTTTACAAATGTACTCAACCTCCTTGCCCCAATGCAGTGGATTGCTTTGTGTCCAGGCCCACAGAGAAGACCATTTTCATGCTCTTTATGCACAGCATTGCAGCCGTCTCTTTGTTCCTCAACGTACTGGAAATATTTCATCTGGGGGTCAGGAAAATCATGAGGGCACTTTATGACAAATCCGGCGGTGAGGGCATTGAGGACGAAAGGGGACCtccatttcatttgaaaaaatattcagcGGCCCAGCAGTGTATGAATTGCTCTCCCTTCCCTGAAGGAGTCTCTCTACTTCAAGCCAGCAATCAACAGCAAGTCTTCCGAGTCAATGTGCCAAATTCTAAAACCACGTGGCAAATCCCACAGCCCAGGCAACTTGAGGTAGACCCTTGCTGTAGTAAGAAAGACTGGGCTAAGGCGGATCAGCACAGGGGACAGCTCCATGTCCACAGCCCGTGTCCCTGGGATGATGGTGCTAGAATTCAGCACTCGGCACAGCAACCAGACCGTTCTCCCTTTGGCTTGCAGACTACAACGCCCCAGTCCTGGCTAGATACCACGATGGCTCCTAGACATTGTCCATCACGTACAACAGGACCCTGGGAGCAGTCCCAGGACCTGCAACCCTCAGGGGAGGCTCTCACAGGTTTACACAGCCACTGCAGACACAGCGATGGCAGCATGAGAGAGAGCAGAGCCCAGACAGACAGATCTTGCATGGGCAGTCGCGAGGCCAGATTGCTGTCTGAAAAGGGACAGCTGTACAGTGACTCAGTAAGCTCCAGTTCTCAAAATAGCTCTTACCTGGACTTTCCGCACCGGGAAAACAGCCCCTCACTTCCGCCTTCAGCCACTGGGCACAGAACATCAATG aacATGCTTCTAGAACTTTCATCCattatgaaaaaataa